The Pongo pygmaeus isolate AG05252 chromosome 18, NHGRI_mPonPyg2-v2.0_pri, whole genome shotgun sequence DNA window ccctggagcctccagaagggacTGGCCTTTGCCCACACCTTGAGTTCAGTACTTCCGACCTCCTGAACTCTAATAAAATCATGCTTACAGCCACTAGATCTGCAGAAGAGCCCTTTCAATAGCATCAGCCGCCTCAGGGTGGGACCTGCATTGACAGACTTAGTTACCCGAGCCCTCGCTTGCTCCCCTAGAAGATGGGCCCACATGGCCTCTTCCTGCAGTGCCTGGAGGGTTCCAGCTCCTGAGGTGAGAACCAGGCAGGCCAGGTTCTGCTGGGCACCACGCCAAGCAGCATGTGCCCACAGTACAGCTGAAGTCTGGTGGTGTCCTGGGGCTCCCTGCTGTGGGGAACAGGAGGACAGGAGACGGCTCTTGTGGCAAAGCTGTTTACTGCGTTCTCCCTCTGTGTGTAATTGGGTCCAGGGCGGCTGAAACACAGCTTTGCCCCAGGCTTTGGCACTTCTAGCCCCAGGAGAGGCGCCGAACCCCAGCAAAGGAATGTGTTCCCTGTGGGCAGCCGGTACCCCTGGTGACTGCAGACATCACTGCAGTTGCCCAAGGCTGATATTTCCCTGGGATCCAGCTGGAGATGTTGGCTGGGAGGCCCTGCAGTCACTCATactgcaggagagagaagaagggtACAGGTGCCAGCTTCTCCCTGCCCTTAAGCGAGGTCAGCTCCACCAGGCTCATGCACTCCAGGACCTCAGCCTGCAGGTGCCCCAGCAGCTCACAGGCGGCGTTCATGGTTCCTGTGGATGGGAGGGTGAGGTCCCCAGTTGGCCTGGGCTGCAGAGAGCAGGCGCTCCAGCCTAGCCCCTGGGTTGGGGAGGGGAAGGTACAGGGAGAGGAAGGTGTTGGCCTGGCCACCAGGCACCCTCTGGACAACAATAAGCTGCATCCCATGTCACGCAGCGAGGTCCTGTCCCACTCCCACCAGGCCCTTGGAGCCACAGCAGTTGGCTGCGGGGAGACCCTTACCACCAGTGGCCAGCAGATCATCCACCACGACCACCCTCTGTCCTGGCTCCAGGGCGTCTTTCTGGATCTCCAGCTCAGCCTGGAGTGGGAAGTGGTGTGTGGTCCTCAGACTCCCGCAGAAAACAGCTTTGTTGCAGAGCTTGGCAGCTGCCACCCTAGGCCCTGACTCCAACCCCACTTTGCTGTTACCTGGCTGTGTGAGCCCAACCTATgtctcaacctctctgagctcccAAGGCCACTGTAACCACAGCAGCTCCACTTGACATGCCTGGGAAGGCCTCTTAGAACTGGGGGAGAATGGCCACAgtggcctggccctgcccttccgctggccaccccagccctcTTACCTTCCCGTACTCCAGGGAATAGGAGGCCCACACAGTGGGGCCTGGCAGCTTCCCCCGCTTTCGGATGAGCACACAGCCCAGTCCAAGCTCCTGGGCCAGGGAGGGGCCAAAGAGGAAGCCTCGGGAGTCTATGCCTGTCAGGGTGAGTGACAGGAGTGACTCGGCAGCATGGGAGTCCCCAGGGGCCAGGGTTGGCCGGTGGCAAGGGGTACCTGGTTGGCTCCCAGCTGAAAGGCCAGCGACGTGCACCATTTAAGGATTGTTACCCATCACCTACCAGGAGCTGCTTCCAGGTCAGAGTGCAGACCTGGGTCTGTCTTTTAAGGGATCGTTTCTTAGCTGTGTGTTCCTAAAGGAGTCACCGCCCCTCTCTCTGAGCTGAGCAGCCCATCTGTAACTGGGCTGGTAGAAACCTGCCAGGCATCAACTTACTCTCGAAGGCAGCTGTGCCCCAGGGCTTCTGTCTAAAAAGGGAGTCTCTCGAGGTGGCCTGAGCTGTGATGGTTGGGGGACGGTCAGGGAAACCCTGCCCCGGCCTGGCAGgaggtcagggagggcttcctgcagGAGGTGAGAAGGGGGCTCTGGCAGTGTTGTGGCTCCAGCAAGAGCTGGCACTTTCCTCAGGGCAGTGTCCAGAGAGTGGGCTGTCACACCCTCGGAGAGGCAAGACCGCCAGGAACACTCTGTTCTCCCTGGGCCACCTCTTGGGCTCTCCCGGAGGCCTCCAGGCCTCCCTTTCCTGGGTGGGCGTGATCTTCACCAGGAAAGGCCTGGCTCGTGGCAGGCGCTCAATACCAGCTCGCAGAAGGAACAAGAAGCAAGGCAGCTGGGCCCTGTGGATTCAGCTTGGGCACTCCAGGGAGACCAACTGACCCGGCGACTCGGTCACGCCTGTCCTGGGCTGGGGACCCGGAACCTGCGGGCAGGGCGCCTGCACAGCGCAGCGGCCTCGGGAGCTCAACCTCACAACCCTTCCCGGGCGACCCCAAGCACGGCGCCCGTCCCGGCGCCCCCTGAAGGACCCCAAAAGCCCTCCCCCAAGCAGACGCGCAGAGCCCACGTGCTGCCCTCGGCGCGCGTGGAGGCCTAAGCGCCCTAGACGCGGCCACTGGGTACTCGCCTGCGATGTAGTCGATGCGGCCCCCGTGGGTCGCCTTCAGGTGTCGCGCCAGGAGGCCGATGGCGGCGCGGAAGGAGGCGGGGTCCTTCAGGACGGGCGAGATGTCCCTGGACGCAAAGACAGGCCTGGTGACGCCGGGGCCGAAGGAGGGCAGGGCCCCGGGGGCGAAGGACGACGGTTCCCGCCCCGCCCACCCCGAGGTCGCGGGCAACGCGCTCCCATCCGTAGGCCCGCAGGTCGGGGCGCCACGAGGGCGGCCTGTGCGTGCACCTGAATACCACGCCTGGGGTGGGGAAGTCGGGGAAGCTGCGGATCCGCTGCTCAACCAGCTGCAGCTCGGAGTCCGCCATGGCCGCGTGCGAGGAGCTAGTGGCAGCCCGAGCGCGCCTGCGCGGGGACTGGCGGGCCTGCCACGAGGGGCGGGGCATTCCCCGGAGGGCGGAGCGTGGGTGAGGGGCGGGGCTTCCGCGGGAAGGGGCGCCCCTCGCCGGAAGCATGTACCGTATTTCATGGACTCCTAGGCGCCATCGATTTTAAGACGCGCTCGCATTCCACGCACCACTGAGCAGAACGTTCGAACCAGACAAAGGTGCGAGCCAAGGCGCCCTTCCTTGCCTCGGGCTGCGCCTCTGACTGCAGCCAGGCAGCTGTGGGCCGGGGCCTTCGCGGCTGGAGGAGGGGCGTGAGCTGGTCTCGCCCACGCACCTGGCGCGCGTACAGGTCGTGCCCTTTCTCCTTTATTGGCCGAGATCCCCACGCTGCGCGCGGGGGGGAGGAGGGCGTGAGGAAGCAGTCCAAGTAGCAGGAGAGCGGTGCAGGGCCCGGAGGGATCAGCCCAGGGCGGAGGCGGCGGGCCTGGGCTGGACCGGCCGGGGGCGCTGGCCTCTCGCGGATGGGCCCTGCCATTGAGGCGGCTCTTCCCCGCCCGGACCCGGGGGAGGGAGGCCGGAAGGTGTGGCCAGGCCAGGGCGCGCATCCGCGAGGGCAGAGGCCCTTCTGTCCGCCTGCAGAGACCAGGTGACCCCTTAGCCTTGGGGTGGGGAGTTGTGAACCCCCTGGCCGCCCGAGGACTGGTACCCAGGGAGTTGTGTGAGGCACAACTCCCCCCAAACACAATTTCCTTTCAAGAAAATCCCCGGAGCTAAAATGCCTTGTGCTCTGGCACAAGGCAGAAAAATTCCAAGACTTTTCTTCATTtcgcaactttttttttttttgaggagtctcctcgctctgtcgcccaggctggagcacagtggcgccatctcggctcactgcaagctccgcctcctgggttccggccattctccggcctcagcctccccagtagctaggactacaggcgccgccaccacgccccgctaattttttgtatttttagtagagacggggtttcactgttagccaggatggtctcgatctcctgacctcgtgatctgcccgcttcggcctcccagagtgctgggattacaggcgtgagccaccgcgcccggcccatcatTTCGCAACTTTTACAGTTCAGCTTTGGCCTGGCAGTTACTGCAGAAGGGAAAACCCACTCAGTGGAAGGCAGCCCCCAGGAGCCTTCGGAGGGGGAAGCCGGAGGCTGCATGCGGCTGCTGGGGCCCCGGTTCCAGGGCGGGTGGGGGACCCATCCTCTGATGCCGAGGGGCGTGGCAGGGGCGGCTGCCTCGCAGTGTGCCGTGGTCAGGGCTGGCAAGGCCTGGGGCCTGGGCTCCAGACCCCTAGGGAAGGTGGAAATGGAGGACCCTGACATCCTCACGTCCCCGGGGAAGCCGCCACAGGAGCCAGCCCCACCGGTCCAAGTGTGTGAGCTACACTTTAGCCGTCCACATCCAGCCCAGGAGGCCTCCGCCTTCCCCGCCCTTGTTCCTGATTCTGTTTCCCAGATGGCCCGAGGGGGACCTGGGAAGGCGTGGGGTGGGGGGtactggaggaggggcctggggagGGTTCAACACAGAATTGGCCCTGTCGCCTCCTTCAACCCCGGGCTGTTGGGCTGGCGTGGGAACAGCAAGGAGCCCCGAGTCCTGCCCTTCAGCAAGGAATGCGGCGCTGGGCTCTGGAGGAGGCCGGCCGGGAGGCAGCGGGAGCTGGGCGCCTGATCCTTGGCAGCTGCTGGGaagatgtgaaaggaaaataaatctctgcactccaaaatcactaagccaagacAAAAGTCAAGCTGAGAAttaggcaaacctgcctcccgttttatttctaaataacataGCTACAATGATAAGAAGCTACAGGCCTCCCTCATAATTAGCGCCCGAAGAAACtccttgtggacaaaggacagacgGAACTGGAAGTCATCCCTCTGGGGCTCCCCTGAGACAAACGCTTATCTGATTGCTCCCTTCCCTTATTGTTTACATAAAAATGCGGATTCACTGGGCCAGACTCAATCGTGTATTCAGTAGAAGGCTGACTGAACCAATGTACGTCAtacacatactgattttatgtctCCCTAAGATGTATAAAGGCAAACTGTATCCCCAGCCACCTCAGGCAcctgttgtcaggacctcctgaggctgtcacgggcgcatccttaaccttggcaaaataaactgagatctgtctcagatatttggggttcacaaAGGCGTGAGACGGCAGGGTCCTGAGGTCTGAGGTGCTGTGGGTGAAGAGGAGGGTCCTGACATCTGAGGCGCTGTGGGCGAGGAGGAGGGTCAAGCACACTCCAGGGTCAGGTCCTGGGCAGGTGGAGTTGTGCAGTCCCCCTGCGTCTGCAGGTGCTGTCCGTCTGGCTTGGGCAGAGTTGGGGGAGGACCGAGGCCAGAGCCGTCCTCCCTCCAGGCACTTACAGGGCCAACCGGAGATTCCAGGCCTGGCCTGGGTCCGCGCAGGCGCTAGTGGGACCAGAGGCACTTCTTGGGAATGGATTCTGGAGGTGTCAGACACTTCCCCAACTTTTCACAGCCCGGAGGTGCCCAGTTCTGGGAAatgaaaattgagaaaaataacatGCGGTTATTCGAAGCTCTTGTGGACCCAGCAGCACCGAGCATTTTGTTGCTGCTGTtctgagacagtctggctctgtcacccaggctgcagttcagtggcgcgatcttggctcactgcaacctctgccttccgggttcaagagattctcgtgtctcagcctcctgagtagctgctgggattacaggcatgcgccaccacgcctggctaatttttgtatttttagtagagacggggtttcaccatcttgacaggctggtcttgaactcctgacctcgtgatccacctgccttggcctcccaaggtgctgggattacaggtgtgagccaccatgcccaaccatttttgtatttttagtagagacaagggttccccaagttggccaggctggtctcaaacttctggcctcaggtgatccgcctgccttggcctcccaaagtgctgggattataggcgtgagccaccgcgcttggcctcgAGCAGTTTTGATGTGTCCCCTGCCCAGGTCAACCCCAGACTCCCATCCAATTGGCCTCAGTGTGGAGACCACCTCGGTCCAGGTGGGCAGCTACATGGATGCCTCCCCAGGAATCATGGGAACTCGGGAGATGGCGCCCTCTCGACTCGgcctctcagctctgaaggctgccACTGGAGGAATGAGAACTTGGCGGGGAGGTCCTGGGTATGGGGGATGCAGCTGCCAAATGGCTGAGGGCCTATATGTGGCCAGCAGTGTTAGAAAGGGCAGGCGGTCCTCCCAGGAGGGCCCACCCTGAGCCTCTCAACTCATCACCCTCTCCTGCAGCTTCAGCCTCTGAAGAAGCCTTTCCCAGGGAGAAGCCGGTCCCTACTGCGCTGCTGGGCTCAGTTCAGTGAGGTGCTGAGTGGAGCCCACACCCCTCCATTGCCTGGGTGTGTGTGGACCTCACAGCGCAGCCTTGCTTAGTGGAAGCCTTGCTTGGTGGGAGGGCACTTTTCCTGGCAACAGAAAGGGAGACTGACGCCGCTAAGAGGAGCCTTCTTGGCTGAAATGAGTGcagtttggttctgtgtccccgtCCAGGCCACCTCTGTGCCACGTCAGATGCCGCATGGCCCTGAGGGCACTTTCCCGGGACAGACTTTGGATTCTGGGTGCTGCTCAGGGGACTAAGGACACCCTCCAGCCCTGGGCGGCAGCAGGGAGGCCACATGAGTGTCCCTGCCCCCTTGGCCACCAGAGCAGTGGTGGGTTTGGGTGAGGAAGCTGCTCCCAAACTCCAGGGGCAGCAGAGGCAGCCGCAGGGTGTGTGTGAGTCTGGATGGGGGATCTGCATTTCTCAAAGGCCACTCAGCTGTCCCAGGAGCAGGGGTCCAGGTGGCCAGACTCCCTCTCCTCTGTGCCAGAGACGCCACTGAGCCCTTCGCCTGGGGCTGGCCTGGAGTTGGCGGGGACATAGGGCAGGGAAGGGGTGAGGAGGGCGAGTGGTCCCCAGGCTTCACACGCGGGTCTGTGCATCTCCCCCAGTGGCTCAGCTCGCCAGGTCTGAGTTGGCACCACTTTTCCCCCTGCAGAGGGCACAGGTGTGGCggtgggggcagttcccccagtGCCCAGGAGATGGCAGCGGCAGCCAGGCCGTGTGCGCCCACCTCCCCTGCCCTGTGCCCGCCGTCTCCATGGCTAGTGTGGCCTGCGCCCACGGAGCCCCTACAGCCTGGGTCGTAGAGAAGGACCCAGCAGCACGGACGGGGATTGGGTGTGGAGGGCAGAAGGCCAGGGCTCCTCCACGGCTGGCGGCCCTGGGCTCCTGGGGCCCGAGACTCAGGGGTCCTGAGACAGGGACCTCCCTGTTCCACCACTGAGTCTAGAGGTGGGGACGCCAGCTGCCCAGGTCCCTTTGAAGGAAGGGCCCTGAATATCTTCCTATGAAACTTGCCAGGCACCCCCCGCCCTGCCCCCCAACTAACGATggtggccctgccctgcccagtcCTAAATAACCCCTGCAGGGTGGACTGTCCCTGGGCAGGGACAAGGCCATCTGCCCTCCACGGTCCTCACTGCTGGGCGGTGCTCCTGATGTCCGGTGCTCTCCTGTTACACCCGCCGGCCCACGCTGTAGCTCCCTGGCTGTTCAGAGCCACCACCTTCCTTCCCACGGCACGGCAGGCACCCAGCAGCTCCCACGCTGCAGCCGGCTCTGGCCCTGGAAAGAGGCTTCAGCTGGGCCTTTTCACCTGCACAGCAGGAGCCCAGGCTGAAGTCTGCAGCTGCCGAGGGACCCTCTTCCCGAATCCTGCGGTTTCACTCGGTGGATCCGGGGACTGTGGGCAGCCACGCCCAGCCCGTGTAAACAGGTGAGCGACGGCCCAGGGGCCTCGAGGCTGGGCTCGGCCATCTCCACTGTGCTCAGTGGGCTCTGGGAACCCAGGAGCGACACTGCAGACGTGTGTGTGGCCCGTTTTTGCCGACTGGAGCAAGGGCCGCACGTGGCCCATCTGAAGGAGCTGTGAAGGCCTGCCCTGCTGGGACCCACATCAGCTGTGCGGGAAACAGGCCTTTGCGGCCACTGCACACGCGGGATAGCTGGGCCGTCCACACGCCACCCTATGGGACCCCCAAGCAGGGGACAGAAAAGCTGCCCCTGAGAGGCCCTGACTGCCGCGGCCCCCAGGGCTGGACAAGGAGACGCATCCTTTGTGGCTTGAATACAGACTTCAGTGAAACTTTGGAGGCACGTCTGTGCTTGTTTCTGGCCGATGCTGGCATGATTAGGCCGTTTCTCCACTGGAGGTGAACAAGGCCTGGTCTTCAGGCCACATGGAGGTGCTGCTCTGGGTGCCTATGAGTGGGATCAGGTCTGACATGAAGGTCCCTGGGGCTGGCCCAGCATGAAGGAGGCACAATGGGAACCTCACAGGTGGGCCCTGGGGCCGCCGCCACTAAACAGTGCAGCACCAGCTCACCCGGGACCCACCGGGCAGTACCGTTCCTGCCTTGGTGCCTTCAGAGCCTGGGAGTTTGGATGTCATCACAGGGCCCCCGCAAGGAGAAGCTGCCCGTGTGGGAGTCGAGGACCAGGGGACCCCAGCCCCTCTCACGCGCCCTGCTGTCCCTCAGTGACCACTTGTGGGGAGCAGGAGAGGGGCCTTGGAGCTCCCCAGTCTCAGCTCAGCCAGGCAGAGGCCCGGGTGGCCAGCTCTGGACCTGCGGCTGCCATGGCGCAGCACTGTTCTGGTCCCTGAGTCGCTTGGCTCCTGCCTCCTGAATCCTGGACGCCCGCCGCGTGTGATGGAGGCACAAGGGCCTTACCACTGACGGAGGCGGGGAAGCCTCTGAGGCATGAGAGCCTTACCACTGATGGAGGCAGGGAAGCACGCCTGCCTCCACCCTGTGCTGGCCACGGTTCATCCCGGGGCCGCGGGTGGGTGGCTGCAGCCCCAGCAAAGAGACGGCCGCCCACACACCAGCCACTTACCATGACTGCCCAGTTGCACACGTTGAGCTGGGGCTGCCCAGGGTCCAAGGCCTCCTGGTGCTGCTGGACGACCGAGGTGATCCTGCTGAGGGCCTCCTGGTACTCGGCACTGGCAAAGCTGGGGACAGAGAGCTCTGGTCACACGACTGTGGCTGACAGCGAAGGACGGAGAGGGGCTGACCTggaaaggttgaggctgcagaggtCTAATGGGCTGAGAACTAGAGTGGGCAGTCACTGTGGACCATGTGCTCAAGCCTGCAGTGGTCCCGGGCCTCGCTAGGACAGGCAGCGGGCACCCCAGCCATCCTCTGCCCTCAGACTCATGGGCAAGAGAGGAAATGAAGGCTTGGGAGGCCAAGCCCTGACAGAGAGGCTGTGAGTAGAGCCATCCCATCCTGTCCCTGCCTGTGACCAGGACCTGGGACGTGTGGGCTGGGGCCTGTGGGTCTCCCCAGCACTCACTACTACGTAAACATTTACAGATATGACACACACTTCTGTCATTACAAAAGCAACGTCATCCCATTGCCAAAAAAAGTAGGAAATACAGGAGAATGGCATCTGTGGTTCTAAAATTCCAATACAAGCATGTGGAGTGTTTAGATTCCTTTCATTTTCACGAAGATACAATTACACAGCTCGACGAGGTGCCGCAGTTCGCGATGCTGTGAATCTAGGTCCACAGCGCCGTCATACCGTGCTCTGAGGACATCTGCAGAGATGATGCCTTTTTACCATTTTCAATCACTTCTAATATCGACAACATCCATATGAAAAGACAACTGCCATTGCTGCCATAGCGGAGATGCAGGGAGGAACTTCCACGAGAGTGTGGCTGAAGCTGGAGTTTCTCAAtgcccaggctgggagctgtGTTGCTGCTGGTCGGGACGTGGACCGGAGCGGTCATTCTGGAAGCTGGTGTGGCAGCTCCTTACAAAGCTAGAGACAGGGTTACCAGGTGAGTCAGCTCGTCTCGTGATAGCAGCACCAGTCCAGGCCCAGTACCTTCTGGGAGGTGAGCCCAGACCCACTGAAGCCCAGTCTGTCTGCCTAGGACGCTCAGCAGGCTGTGAGAACTGGCTTTTTGCTCCAGAACCTTCCCTAAAAACGAGGTTTCACACAGAAGCTGCATGCAACAGGGACGAGGATgcgcctccctccccaccccccaccacccgcTCCAGCCTCTTTCTGCTCCATCCACCCACTCCCTGCTTAGGCCTCAGGCCTGGGGTTGCATCAGAGGGCGACCTCCAGGAGAGCTGGGGTCCTTCAGGGCTTCCCGCTTGGTGCCCGTGGAGATGCCTGTCCTGGTCCCAGCCTGGGCTTCACACAGCGTGCCCGAGCACAGGGTCCATTTTTAATCCAGGAGGGTCTCAGGTGCATTTGTGTTTTTGCAGGATTCTGTGGCCAAATACTTCTGGTTGAGAACCGGTGAGAACTGCACGCGCACCTCCTGACGGTGAGTGTCCCCGAAGGCCCCGGCCTGGCTTGTTGCTTTAATCttcttgtttatttcatttattttttagagacaggatcttgctctgttacccaggctggagtggtgatatggcagctcactgcagctttgaccttcagggctcaagcgatcttcctgcctcagtctcttgagtagctgggaccacagatcaccgtgcctggctaattttaattattttctgagacagagtctcacgctgtcacctaggctagagtgcaatggcacgatctcagctcactgcaacctccgcctcctggttcaagcgattctcctgcctcagcctccgaagtagctaggattacaggcgcccgccaccacgcctggctaatttttatatttttagtagagacggggtttcaccatgttggtcaggctggtctcgaactcctgacctcatgatccacccgcctccgcctcccaaagtgctgggattacaggcgtgagccactgtgcccagccttaatttcttattttctgtaccAGTGAGGTCTTggtgtgttgaccaggctggtctcaaactcctgggctcaagcgatcctcctaccttggcctcccaaagtgctgggatcacagatgtgagtgaccatgcctggccccgtcgtcttttttttttagacggagtcttgctctgtcacccaggctggagtgcagtagtacgagctcagctcactgcaatctctgcctcctcggttcaagcaattctcctgcctcaccttctcgagtagctgggattacaggcaccgaccaacacacccagctaattttttgtattttggtagagacgggatttcaccatgtaggccaggctggtctcaaactcctgacctcaggtgatccactcacctcagcctcccaaagtgctgggattacaggcatgaaccgtgGCGACCGGCCACCCGTCTTTAATTTAGAGAGGCTCCTGGCAAAGcgacatgtgtgtctgtgtctgagAAGCAACCCAGGCTGAATGAGGCCGTGTCAGAGGTGTCTGACTTTGGGGACAGTGGTTGTCAAAGGCATGGCTGACAGCTGGGTCTCCTTGTGGCCCCCTTGGGGAAGCTCTGACCTCggggacagtggttctcaaaggcATGGCCGACAGCTGGGTCTCCTCGGGAACAGTGGTTGTCAAAGGCATGGCTGACAGCTGGGTCTCCTTGTGACCCCCTCGGAGAAGCTCTGACCTCggggacagtggttctcaaaggcATGGCTGACAGCTGGGCCTCCTTGTGACCCCTTCTGGGAAGCTCTGCCTGCTGCCTgggtttgctttaaaataaacctGCCTTCTCCACCTGTGAGGGTGGGCCTGGGTGGGGTTTGCTTTAAAATAACCACCCATTCTCCAGCTGTGAGGGCGGGACTGGGTGGCTGTGGTGGGTGGGACTGTCTCTCTGCTCTGGCCTGGCTGGAGGGGCTCCAGCAAACGCAACAGGTGGGGAACAGCGGCCCTGAGGACACCCCTGTGGATGCCAATCACGCCCAGTGGACGCGAGGGGGCACCGCCTTCCAGGCTTTAACCTCGGGTGGTCCCTGAAGCGACCAGCCTGTGGGGGGTGTGGCGGGCACCCGTGTGGCCGGCACGGTTCTGTGTAACTGGGGCCTGCGATCTGCTCCCTGTGGTCCCCCTGGGACAGCACTTCCAGCCCGGGGGCTGTTGGCTCCTCAGTGACTTCTGCGGGCCCAGGGGGCTCCCAGACAGCCCCTCCAGCTCCACAAGGCCCCAAGCTCCAGGCCCCCCATGGTTTCACGGGTTTCACCCCCACAGGTGATCACGAGTCCCCCGGGGGCGTCTGTCTCTGATCTCGGCACCCCCACAACAAATGGCCACGAACTggagcttaaaacaataaaactacagACGCCCCTCACTTTTCCGGAGGCCAGAGGCTGAAACCAAGGGTCTTAGGGCTGTGCACCCCTGGAGGAACTGgggctccttcctgcctcttccagctccagTGGCCCCAGGTGAGCACAGGCTGGTGGCGCTCCGTCCAGTCCCCACCTCGTCCCCTGTGGCCTTCACCATGTCTGTGTCTCCTCCCGTCCAGTCCCCGCTTCATCCCGTATGGCCTTCACCCATATCTGTGTCTCCTTCCTCTGGACTCAGGGCATTTGGCCTTGGACCCAGGGCCACCTTCTCCAAGATGACCTAGCGCCACCCGTGCCTTAATCACAAGGCAAAGGCCCTACTTCCCTTCAGGCCAAGCTGGGAGGTGTGGGTGGACCTGGGCCTGGGGACACTGCTCTGTCCACTCCAGGCTCCTTGCTGCCTTCCCGCAGTCACCATCTTGGGCTTCTGAGCTGGACGCTTGGTGGAAGAGAGGTGCTGTTGAGGAAGTGCCTAAGGGATCCCTGAGGGGCTGCAGCCCAGGAGCCTCACCGCAGGCTCAGCCCCGTGGGAAGGCGGCTGCTCCGTCCAGAGGGTGCAGGAGCCTCAGGGGACCTTGGCGGTGGTGCTGCCACCCTCTGTCCTGTACTGCTCTCTGCTGCCTCCCACCGGCCCTACTCAAACCCAGGCCCATCAGTGAGCACAGAACGGCCTGGGCAAGGAGCAACTGCTGTACTCAGGCCTGGTTCTGCCTCTGCACGGCCACTCCCCTGATGCTCCTGGGTCTTCCCAGGACCAACTCGATAGGGCAGGAATGCTGGAGACCACTGGGCATGCACGTGCCCCAGGACCCCC harbors:
- the APRT gene encoding adenine phosphoribosyltransferase, which produces MLPARGAPSRGSPAPHPRSALRGMPRPSWQARQSPRRRARAATSSSHAAMADSELQLVEQRIRSFPDFPTPGVVFRDISPVLKDPASFRAAIGLLARHLKATHGGRIDYIAGIDSRGFLFGPSLAQELGLGCVLIRKRGKLPGPTVWASYSLEYGKAELEIQKDALEPGQRVVVVDDLLATGGTMNAACELLGHLQAEVLECMSLVELTSLKGREKLAPVPFFSLLQYE